TACTCGATATAGATGTCTGGTTCTAGAGCAACAGGGAGCCGGGGTCGACCTAAATGGCTAGTTTTAACAACTGCATCATTGTCCTATGGGTACATGTGGACATAGCAAGGCAGCAAAGAATATTACTAAGGCGTGTTCTCTGACAGGGTGACCTCTCAGTACGAGAAATAACAAATCATTTATACAGCAGGTGCCTTCTGTGCGTATAAAATGTTTCCAGCTTCAACTCTCAAATATAAGCAATGTCAAGGTTCTCAAGGACCACTACTAAAATTGTAAAACATTAGAGGAGAACTTAAGGCTGTGTAGCTACACTAGAGTTAAGGTACGGTCTTTCATGAACTCTTCTTGGGCACTCTGTCTCTACTAACAAGCAGGTGCAAGGGAACAAAGAAAGCTTACTTGCCTATCTCCATTTTGCAGATTATAAACCATGGGATCAGTCAATCTGTCATGGATGGAGCTGTTGAAGCAGCTTCAGATTTCTTCAAACTGCCAAGTGAGACAAAGGAAGAGTTTGCATCAGACGACCTCCGACGGCCTGTTAGATATGACACCAGCTCAAGGGACGGCATTAGTATGTCACGGGCATACCTAAAGCATTATGCCCATCCCCTGAGTGAATGGATGCAATATTGGCCGGAAAACCCCCCAATCTACAGGCAAAATACTTTCTATAAATCTTCTTGCAATCCTGAACTACAGTATGAAGGTGTAATGTCTGACATAACTCTTCTCTTCATGTACTAAAAACAGGGAGTATATGGGAAATTTTGCTACTGAAGTAAGGAGGGTGGCCTTGCAACTAATGGAAGCCATACTAGAAGGCCTAGGATTGGGTAAGGGTTACCAGCATGAGAAATTTGAGCAAGGACTGCAGCTAATGTCAGTGAATTGCTACCCGAAAGAATCAGAAGGTGATACAGCGATAGGGCTGGCGCCGCATTCCGATTATGGATTCCTCACCATCTTGTTCACAAGTTGTCGAGGCCTGGAGGTCGTCGACCGCAACAGCAACAGCTGGAAAGTGGTCCAGCCACTGCCACATGCATTGCATGTCCACGTAGGAGACCACATGGAAGTCCTGAGCAATGGCAAAATCAAGACTGTTGTGCACCGAGCTGTTCTGAATCCTGAAGAGGCAAGGATCTCCATGGCCAGCATTAATGGTTTTGCAATGCATGAGAAGGTCTCCAGTGCCAGAGAGCTCGTGAACGAGCAGAATCCTGAAAAGT
The genomic region above belongs to Triticum urartu cultivar G1812 unplaced genomic scaffold, Tu2.1 TuUngrouped_contig_4274, whole genome shotgun sequence and contains:
- the LOC125527595 gene encoding flavanone 3-dioxygenase 3-like, producing MSDDSRTVPQEQLPSDNLHPPPMPVINVGHLNLDPATRARVVEDITKACRDLGYFQIINHGISQSVMDGAVEAASDFFKLPSETKEEFASDDLRRPVRYDTSSRDGISMSRAYLKHYAHPLSEWMQYWPENPPIYREYMGNFATEVRRVALQLMEAILEGLGLGKGYQHEKFEQGLQLMSVNCYPKESEGDTAIGLAPHSDYGFLTILFTSCRGLEVVDRNSNSWKVVQPLPHALHVHVGDHMEVLSNGKIKTVVHRAVLNPEEARISMASINGFAMHEKVSSARELVNEQNPEKYNASSFNDFLDYLTSNLDNKHRNFLESLRMQGA